Part of the Tolypothrix sp. PCC 7910 genome, CAAAAAGAAAATCAAGTTATAGAAATTAATACTTTTGAAGGGCATAGCAGTGCGGTCTATAGCGTCGCCTTCAGCAGAGATGGGCAAAGATTGGCTTCTAGCAGTGATGACAACACAATCAAAATCTGGGATATCGCCACAGGCAAAGCCATCGCCACCTTGACTGGGCATAGCAGTTCGGTCAGGAGCGTCGCTTTCAGCCCCGATGGGCAAAAATTGGCTTCTGGCAGTCTTGACAAGACCATCACAATCTGGGACATAGCCACAGGCAAAGCCATCGCCACCTTGACTGGGCATAGCAGTTCGGTCATTAGCGTCGCCTTCAGCCCCGATGGGCAAAAATTGGCTTCTGGCAGTTTTGACAACACCATCAAAATCTGGGACATAGCCACAGGCAAAGCCATCGCCACCTTGACTGGGCATAGCAGTTCGGTCAGGAGCGTCGCCTTCAGCCCCGATGGGCAAAAATTGGCTTCTGGCAGTTTTGACAACACCATCAAAATCTGGGACATAGCCACAGGCAAAGCCATCGCCACCTTGACTGGGCATAGCAGTTCGGTCAGGAGCGTCGCCTTCAGCCCCGATGGGCAAAAATTGGCTTCTGGCAGTTTTGACAACACCATCAAAATCTGGGACATAGCCACAGGCAAAGCCATCGCCACCTTGACTGGGCATAGCAGTTCGGTCAGGAGCGTCGCCTTCAGCCCCGATGGGCAAAAATTGGCTTCTGGCAGTGATGGCAACACCATCAAAATCTGGGACATAGCCACAGGCAAAGCCATCGCCACCTTGACTGGGCATAGCAGAGAAGTCAATAGCGTCGCCTTCAGCCCTGATGGGCAAAAATTGGCTTCTGGCAGTGGTGACCAGACAATCAAAATCTGGGACATACCTACAGGCAAAGCCATCGCCACCTTGACTGGGCATAGCATTGAGGTCAGGAGCATCGCCTTCAGCCCCGATGGGCAAAGATTAGCTTCTGGCAGTAGTGACCAGACAATCAAAATCTGGGACATAGCCACAGGCAAAGCCATCGCCACCTTGACTGGGCATAGCAGTTGGGTCAGGAGCATCGCCTTCAGCCCCGATGGGCAAAGATTAGCTTCTGGCAGTAGTGACCAGACAATCAAAATCTGGGACATAGCCACAGGCAAAGCCATCGCCACCTTGACTGAGCATAGCAGTGAGGTCATTAGCGTCGCCTTCAGCCCCGATGGGCAAAAATTGGCTTCTGGCAGTCTTGACAACACCATCAAAATCTGGGACATAGCCACAGGCAAAGCCATCGCCACCTTGACTGGGCATAGCAGTTCGGTCATTAGCGTCGCCTTCAGCCCCGATGGGCAAAAATTGGCTTCTGGCAGTGTTGACAACACCATCACAATCTGGGACATAGCCACAGGCAAAGCCATCGCCACCTTGACTGGGCATAGCAGTTCGGTCATTAGCGTCGCCTTCAGCAGAGATGGGCAAAAATTGGCTTCTGGCAGTGTTGACAACACCATCAAAATCTGGGACATAGCCACAGGCAAAGCCATCGCCACCTTGACTGGGCATAGCAGTTCGGTCATTAGCGTCGCCTTCAGCCCCGATGGGCAAAAATTGGCTTCTGGCAGTTTTGACAACACCATCAAAATCTGGGACATAGCCACAGGCAAAGCCATCGCCACCTTGACTGGGCATAGCAGTTCGGTCACGAGCGTCGCCTTCAGTCCCGATGGGCAAAGATTGGCTTCTGGCAGTTTTGACAACACAATAATTTTATGGGATTTAAATTTAGATGATTTATTACACAGTGGTTGTAACTTGCTAAATTATTACCTAATTGCCCATCCAGAGGTTTTAGCAGATTTGCCCACCTGCCAAACTCCATCTCGCTTACAGCAAGGTGCAACTGTGCTGGTTATCCAAGGTGAGAAGCTAGCCCAAAATGATGATATTAATGCGGCTATTGATAAATTCCGCAAAGCACAGCAATGGGATAAAAGTTTAAAATTTGACCCCCAGGCGAAAGCACAAGAGTTTGCCAATAAAGGCCAGTAATTTGTAGTTCGTAATTCGTAATTCGTAATTCGTAATTAAGAAAGGTGCTATGTGGGAAGAGTTGGGCTTTTACCACACCAATTTGAAAGTGCGATCGCAATTACAGCCTGATTCAAAAAGTGCGATGCTTTTCCACAACAGCAATTGACAGCAGATTGTAAGTTGGTGAGGTACAGATAATTTTAAGGGCATGGCAGTGCCATGCCCCTACCCGCATAGGTCATTTACGTGAAATATGCTGTAAAAGTGCGATCGCAATAACAATTAATCCATTTTTTGTGTAGCAATTTCAGGGTTCCTGGAATCAACTGCAGGGTTGGCGGAATCAACTTCAGAGTTGACGTTTCCGTGTTTCGCGCACCCAGAATCAACTGCAGGGTTCCCAGAATCAACTTCAGGGTTGACGTTTCCGTGTTTCGCGCACCCGGAATCAACTGCAGGGTTGGCGGAATTAACATCAGGGTTAACGTTTCCGTGTTTCGCGTACCCTGTAGCAACTTCAGGGTTCTTGCAATTACCTTTAAGGTTGATGTTTAAGTGTTTTCCTCAGACGTAAAAAAAATGTAGAGACTGCGGAACAATCTCTACATGGTATAGGGTTGCACGAGTAAACTTGTTTTACCGAAATGCAAAAAGTGCAATGCCTCAAATATAGTGCTTCTGGTTTAAATGCAATACAAAATTATATCGTCCCTTGTAGGGGCATGGCAGTGCCATGCCCTCCGGAATGTATTGGACTCAACCGATAACCGCTATATCTAACAAACTTGTCCCCGCAAAGCTTCGGTATCGATGGGTTTAATCAAGTAAAGTAGGAATAAATTCCAAACAATAGCCGTCACAAAGGGGATTTTCCGAATTAATTTCACAAATTTCGGCTGAGAACTGCGGTCAATTTCCACCAATTTTAAGTTGTAATCCGAGCAGCGATGCAAACGCGAGAAAAACTTGGGATGTTCCGTATTTAACATCACCGGAAAAGCACGGCCAGCAGTTTCATTAGTTTCGCAAACAACTTGGCGGTCAAATTCTCTCGCATCAAGCCCTAATGAATGATAGAATCCTGTCCGTTCGTGAACTGTTAAAGTGTGGGTAGCAAATACCGATAACAAGAAAAAGCGACTCCACAATCTAGATTTCCAGGTTTTCCATAATTGGGGTTGAGAGCGTAATAAAGCTTTGAAAATATCCCCATGACGGTTTTCATCCTGACACCAACTTTCAAAGTAGCGGAAAATTGGATAAAACTGGTTTTCTGGGTGCTTCTGCAAATGGCGATAAATAATAATGTAACGCCAATAGCCAATTTTTTCTGATAGATAAACTGTGTAAATTACCCACTCAATCGGGAAAAAAGTATAAGTGCGTCTTTTAGTAATATCAGCCAAATCCAGCGACAATTTAAAATCGCCCATAGCCTTATTCAAAAAACCTGCATGACGCGCTTCATCACGCGCCATCAAATTAAACATTTCCGACAACAATGGATTGCGATTTTTCAGCTTGCGCGAAAGTTCTTTAAACAGCAAAAATCCAGAGAACTCAGAAATACAAGAACGTTCCAAATACTCAATAAACGACTGGCGTGCTTCCGCTTCAATATGTTCCCAAGATTGTGTAAACGCCTCATCCCGTACAAAATGGTGACGATTGTAATCTGCCCGCATTTCTGCTAGCATCGCCTGCAACTCCGTGTCCTGAGCAGAGAGATCCAGACTAGCTGCTTTTTCAAAATCTGTAGTGTAAAACCGGGGAGTCAATACAGTTTCTTTGCTTGGTGCTTTAATTCCCTGCTTCGGTTCTTTCGGGGCAGACTGGGATAAGGTATTAACCATGAGTTCTCCGGTAGTTAGCTTAACAATCACATAACTATCAAGTTATGATAAGTGTAATTGTTTGACTAGCTCCGGGGGTAAAAGATTTACAATCCTTTATTTGGGTATTGGGGATTGGGGACTAGGGACTGGGGACTAGGAGAGCAGAGGGATGAGGGAGAAATTCCCATGACCAATTACCCATGACCAATTACCCATTACCTAATGCCCAATGCCCAATGCCCAATGCCCCATGCAAAATTCCATTTGTTAAGTTTTTCAACCGACCTGTAATAAAATAACTTAACAACTATAAAGTAATTCAAGAAAGTAATCAGGCTTACTAAGAGTTGAAGAGAGATTCAGTATGGGTCGTCATTCAGTCAATCGTTCTCAGGAAACCATCAATCACACAGTAGTGCTAACACCTGCTGTCAATGCAGCGAACATACCACCCGCAGATTCACGCCAACGGGTGAAGCAGTTTATGCAAAACATCCAAGATGAAATTTGCAGCGGCTTAGAACATCTGGATGGCGAAGCCAAATTTCGTGAAGACCGGTGGGAACGCAAAGCTGGTGGTGAAGGACGTACCCGTGTGATTCGGGAAGGGCGAGTGTTTGAACAAGGCGGTGTCAACTTTTCGGAAGTTTGGGGCGATACCTTACCTCCTTCAATTTTGACTCAACGCCCAGAAGCAGCCGGACATCAGTTTTTTGCTACTGGAACATCGATGGTGCTGCATCCTCGCAATCCCTATGTACCAACGGTACACCTCAACTATCGTTACTTTGAAGCAGGCCCAATTTGGTGGTTTGGTGGCGGCGCAGATTTAACACCTTACTATCCCTTTGCAGAGGATGCGATTCATTTTCACCGAACCTTAAAAGCCGCTTGCGATCCGCACCATCCAGAGTATTATCCAGCCTTCAAACTCTGGTGTGATGAATACTTCCACTTGCGCCATCGCCAAGAACAAAGAGGTATTGGCGGTATATTCTTTGACTATCAAGATGGTAATAGTAACCTATATGTGACTTCCCAAACGGACACTCCAGCCGCATTGTACAGTCAGCAAGTAGGAAAAGTTACACGTAATTGGGAAGATTTATTTGCTTTTGTGCAAAGCTGCGGTAAAGCATTTTTACCAGCTTATTTACCAATAGTAAACCGACGACAAGACACTGAATATAGCGATCGCCAACGTCAATTCCAACTATACCGTCGCGGTCGTTACGTAGAATTTAACTTAGTCTACGACAGAGGAACAGTTTTCGGTCTACAAACCGATGGTAGAGCCGAATCTATATTAATGTCCCTACCACCACTCACACGCTGGGAATATTGCTACCAGCCAGAACCCGGTTCACCAGAAGCACAACTCACCGAAATCTTTCTACAACCTCAAGATTGGGCGAGTAAAACTATTAGCTAAAAATAGCAACATTTTACGTAATGGGCATTGGGAATTGGGAATTGGGCATTGGGTAATTGGTGTTTGGTGTTTGGTGGTTGTCATTAATTCTTTCTCCCCCTACCCCCTACTTCCTACTCCCTATCTTTCGTGGTTGAGGAAAATATTCGTGAGATTAAATTTACAAAATTTGCCTGAGAAAGACCAACCTTTGCGTCTTGATTGGTTGAGTGTGCTATTTTTTGGAGCTATTCATGCATTGGCTTTTTTGGCTCCCTGGTTTTTTTCTTGGTCTGCTGTAGGTGTTGCTTTTTTCCTACACTGGCTGTTTGGTAGTATTGGAGTTTGCTTAGGCTATCATCGACTTTTAAGCCATCGCAGCTTTAAAGTACCGAGATTTTTAGAGTATGCGATCGTGAGGTTGGGTACTGGGTACTGGCGACTGGGGATTAGGGACAAGGAAATAAATTCCCATGACCAATTACCAATTACCCATTACCAAACTTTACTGATCAAGGTGAGGATTTAAACTTGACCCACTTTTGCCAGTAAAAATCCACAAGAGCGATCGCCTGTTCTTGTACTATTCTGTAAGTTGCGATCGCATTTCAGCCACTAGTTATGATGAGTCGATACAGCATAATTATTCAATGGTCTGATGAAGATCAGCTTTTTCTATTAACAATCCCAGAGTTTGCTGATCGCGTGATCATGCCTTGTACTCACGGCAAAACTCGTGAGGAAGCAATTCGTAACGGCGAGGAAGTAATAGAAATGTACTTGGAAGGTTGGCAAGCGGAAGGTGAGTCTATCCCTGAACCTAGCACGCTTCAAATTGCTTGATTACTATTCTAAAACTTTATTTAACTGTTATTTTTAACCAGTACTAACTCTAAACTTGTTTGCCAATCTGGTAAAACCAATCCAAAATTATCAGATAATTTTTGACTATCTAATAAAGAATAAGCTGGTCTGGTGGCTGGTGTGGGATATTCTTGGGAGGGAATTGCAATCAACCTTTGCAGTTTGCGATCGCTCTTTTTATCTTCAAGTTCAAAAATTGCTTTGGCAAATCCATACCAGCTAGTCTTACCACTTGCAGTTAAATGATATATTCCACCTTTAGCTGCTAAAAATTCAGATATATTTTGTGAAGCTTGGGAAATAATTTGGGCTGTAGCTTCAGCAATCATGCGACTCCAAGTAGGCGCGCCAATTTGGTCATCTACAACTCGAATTTCTTCCCGTTCCTGAGCTAGCCTTAACATCGTGAGTAAAAAATTCTTTCCGCGTTGGCTATAAACCCAACTTGTACGTAAAATTAAATGCGGTACGCCAACAGATGCGATCGCCTGTTCGCCTGCTAGTTTTGTTTGACCGTAGATATTTTGGGGATTTGATTGGTCTTGCTCAGTATATGCAGTAGTTTTATTGCCATCAAATACATAATCTGTGGAATAGTGAATTACCGCTGCACCTATTCGCTTTGCTTCTTCGGAGATGATACCTGGTGCAATCCCATTAATCGCCATTGCTAAATCTGGTTCTGATTCTGCTTTATCTACTGCTGTGTAAGCAGCAGGATTGATAATTAAATCTGGTTTTATCTCTCTAATTGTGTGGCGAATAGTTTCAGGTTGAGCTAAATCTATTTGTAAACTGGGATTACTGGCGCTACGTTCTACAGCTATTACTTCACCTAAAGTCATGAGGGTGCGTTGCAGTTCCCAACCAACTTGTCCAGTTACCCCCGTCAATAAGATTCTCATGCATATACCTCTGCGTCTCGAAACAGCTTACCCGCTTTATCTTTAGCCGATAAAATTGGTTCTGCTGCAATTGGCCAGGCGATCGCTAAATCAGGGTCATTCCACAAAATAGTGCGTTCATGCTGCGGCGCATAATATTCTGTAGTTTTATATAAAAATTCTGCATATTCAGAAAGTACTAAAAAACCATGAGCAAAACCTGGTGGTATCCAAAGCAGACGTTTATTTTCGGCTGTTAAATCGGTACCAACCCATTGACCAAAAGTTTTAGAGCTTTTTCTTAAATCTACTGCTACATCAAATACCGCACCTACAACTACTCGCACCAATTTACCTTGAGGCTGCTGAATTTGATAATGCAAACCACGCAAGATATTTTTGCCAGAACGAGAATGATTGTCTTGGAAAAAATGCTCATTAATCCCTACTTTTTCTTGCCAAACTTTCTCGTTATAGCTTTCATAAAAAAAACCGCGTTCATCTCCAAATACTTGCGGTTCTATGACTAGTAAATCAGCAATTTCTGTTTTGGTAATTTGCATTATTGTCACCTCAGTTAACCAGAAAATTTATTGAGAGATAAAGGTGTATAGTATGAAGCAAAAGGTATACTATCATCTAATGTGTCCAATTTATTTTGCTGCTCCATAGTGAGATAAATTTGGTCATTTTCTAAAATTGACAGCAAGTAACGACCATAACTGCTCTTTGCCATAGGTTCAGCTAAATGGCGTAATTGGTTTGAGTCAATATATCCTTTAAGATATGCAATTTCTTCAATACAAGCTATTTTTAAACCTTGTCTTTCTTCTAGTGTTTGGATAAAATTACCAGCCTGATGTAGTGATTCATGAGTTCCTGTATCTAACCAAGCATATCCACGTCCCAAAAGTTCTACGTGCAGTTTACCTTGCTGCAAATAAACTGTATTCAAATCAGTAATTTCTAATTCGTTACGAGCAGAAGGTTTAAGACTAGCAGCGATTTCTCCTACTTGTGAATCATAAAAATATATTCCAGGAACAGCATATTTAGACTTGGGAATTAGAGGTTTCTCTTCTATACTAATTACTCTACCATTGCTATCAAATTCAATTACTCCATATTGTCTAGGGTCTTTTACTTGATAACCAAATACTAATCCACCTTCTTGCAGGGTAGCAGCCCTAGCTAGAACTTCTGTTAAACCATGCCCATAAAAAATGTTATCACCTAAAATTAAGCAAACTGGCTCGTTAGCAATAAAATCTTTGCCTAAAATAAAAGCTTGTGCTAATCCTTCGGGGCGAGGTTGTTCAACATAACTAAACTGCAAACCCCACTGGCTACCATCTTTTAAAATTTTCTCAAATAATGGTAAATCATTAGGTGTCGAAATAATTAAAATCTCCCTAATTCCTGCCAGCATTAATACAGATAAGGGATAGTAAATCATGGGCTTGTCGTACACAGGCATCAATTGTTTACTAACAGCGTATGTTAAAGGATAAAGACGTGTACCAGAGCCACCTGCTAAGATAATACCTTTCATAAGAATTTTAGATTTTAGATTTTAGATTTTGGATTTTAGATTTTAAAGGTTAAATTTTAGTTTTATCTTCCAGCCTCACTACCTCACACTTTTTGTATTGAGTAAGTCGGTAATTGCGCCAAAATACGTTACGCAACGTAAATATTCTGAAACCTCTTA contains:
- the acsF gene encoding magnesium-protoporphyrin IX monomethyl ester (oxidative) cyclase, whose translation is MVNTLSQSAPKEPKQGIKAPSKETVLTPRFYTTDFEKAASLDLSAQDTELQAMLAEMRADYNRHHFVRDEAFTQSWEHIEAEARQSFIEYLERSCISEFSGFLLFKELSRKLKNRNPLLSEMFNLMARDEARHAGFLNKAMGDFKLSLDLADITKRRTYTFFPIEWVIYTVYLSEKIGYWRYIIIYRHLQKHPENQFYPIFRYFESWCQDENRHGDIFKALLRSQPQLWKTWKSRLWSRFFLLSVFATHTLTVHERTGFYHSLGLDAREFDRQVVCETNETAGRAFPVMLNTEHPKFFSRLHRCSDYNLKLVEIDRSSQPKFVKLIRKIPFVTAIVWNLFLLYLIKPIDTEALRGQVC
- the hemF gene encoding oxygen-dependent coproporphyrinogen oxidase, which translates into the protein MGRHSVNRSQETINHTVVLTPAVNAANIPPADSRQRVKQFMQNIQDEICSGLEHLDGEAKFREDRWERKAGGEGRTRVIREGRVFEQGGVNFSEVWGDTLPPSILTQRPEAAGHQFFATGTSMVLHPRNPYVPTVHLNYRYFEAGPIWWFGGGADLTPYYPFAEDAIHFHRTLKAACDPHHPEYYPAFKLWCDEYFHLRHRQEQRGIGGIFFDYQDGNSNLYVTSQTDTPAALYSQQVGKVTRNWEDLFAFVQSCGKAFLPAYLPIVNRRQDTEYSDRQRQFQLYRRGRYVEFNLVYDRGTVFGLQTDGRAESILMSLPPLTRWEYCYQPEPGSPEAQLTEIFLQPQDWASKTIS
- a CDS encoding type II toxin-antitoxin system HicB family antitoxin; translated protein: MSRYSIIIQWSDEDQLFLLTIPEFADRVIMPCTHGKTREEAIRNGEEVIEMYLEGWQAEGESIPEPSTLQIA
- the rfbD gene encoding dTDP-4-dehydrorhamnose reductase — protein: MRILLTGVTGQVGWELQRTLMTLGEVIAVERSASNPSLQIDLAQPETIRHTIREIKPDLIINPAAYTAVDKAESEPDLAMAINGIAPGIISEEAKRIGAAVIHYSTDYVFDGNKTTAYTEQDQSNPQNIYGQTKLAGEQAIASVGVPHLILRTSWVYSQRGKNFLLTMLRLAQEREEIRVVDDQIGAPTWSRMIAEATAQIISQASQNISEFLAAKGGIYHLTASGKTSWYGFAKAIFELEDKKSDRKLQRLIAIPSQEYPTPATRPAYSLLDSQKLSDNFGLVLPDWQTSLELVLVKNNS
- the rfbC gene encoding dTDP-4-dehydrorhamnose 3,5-epimerase, giving the protein MQITKTEIADLLVIEPQVFGDERGFFYESYNEKVWQEKVGINEHFFQDNHSRSGKNILRGLHYQIQQPQGKLVRVVVGAVFDVAVDLRKSSKTFGQWVGTDLTAENKRLLWIPPGFAHGFLVLSEYAEFLYKTTEYYAPQHERTILWNDPDLAIAWPIAAEPILSAKDKAGKLFRDAEVYA
- the rfbA gene encoding glucose-1-phosphate thymidylyltransferase RfbA — protein: MKGIILAGGSGTRLYPLTYAVSKQLMPVYDKPMIYYPLSVLMLAGIREILIISTPNDLPLFEKILKDGSQWGLQFSYVEQPRPEGLAQAFILGKDFIANEPVCLILGDNIFYGHGLTEVLARAATLQEGGLVFGYQVKDPRQYGVIEFDSNGRVISIEEKPLIPKSKYAVPGIYFYDSQVGEIAASLKPSARNELEITDLNTVYLQQGKLHVELLGRGYAWLDTGTHESLHQAGNFIQTLEERQGLKIACIEEIAYLKGYIDSNQLRHLAEPMAKSSYGRYLLSILENDQIYLTMEQQNKLDTLDDSIPFASYYTPLSLNKFSG